The following proteins are encoded in a genomic region of Cydia strobilella chromosome 19, ilCydStro3.1, whole genome shotgun sequence:
- the LOC134749895 gene encoding uncharacterized protein LOC134749895 has product MKRCCAYGCKAKSGPGIRFFNFPACKQRAKEWLRALNRPDILADLNEDRRNLLDFYYVCEAHISRRNIDKGIPVLHIVSKGTSTDQNTNTEEKSTSTADLVENQLSKGTSTTDLMMRKLSRTSIDIIDIQPTAYYSPTQHNVASKHLNKPAPIVSTNTPRTGYIAPAGDIFKTAKPVETPQAPKLRNFRKNIPTLPTIAVQKLQTRHTAPKLPDIQSCDKVSESNNRTEIKTEENALVLDDIVTALTERQKNGQHSESLMDGRKITFKVKMSLPYFCVEEATTSGTSIKRELDDDDIDDTDDNVNIKEKRTKPGYNADIDEIDDNVNIKEKRSKPG; this is encoded by the exons ATGAAACGTTGCTGCGCGTACGGTTGCAAAGCAAAGAGCGGTCCCGGAATCAGATTCTTCAATTTCCCCGCGTGTAAGCAACG AGCGAAAGAATGGTTACGAGCTCTAAATCGCCCAGACATCCTCGCCGACCTCAACGAAGACAGACGCAACCTGCTAGATTTTTACTACGTCTGCGAGGCACACATCTCCAGGCGCAACATAGACAAAGGTATACCAGTCCTTCACATTGTAAGCAAAGGGACAAGTACAGATCAAAACACTAACACTGAGGAGAAAAGCACTTCAACGGCAGATCTGGTTGAGAATCAACTTAGCAAAGGTACATCGACGACAGATCTGATGATGCGTAAACTAAGTAGAACCTCTATAGACATTATTGACATACAGCCCACAGCTTACTACTCCCCTACACAACATAATGTTGCTTCTAAACACTTAAACAAACCCGCGCCGATTGTTTCAACTAACACGCCTAGAACCGGATACATAGCTCCAGCAGGGGACATTTTTAAAACTGCAAAGCCCGTTGAAACACCTCAAGCTCCTAAACTAAGGAATTTTAGAAAGAATATACCCACATTACCTACGATAGCTGTTCAAAAACTGCAAACGAGACATACAGCACCGAAACTTCCAGATATACAATCATGTGACAAAGTCAGTGAAAGTAACAATAGGACAGAAATAAAAACTGAAGAGAATGCACTAGTATTGGACGATATTGTGACGGCGTTGACAGAACGTCAAAAAAATGGGCAACATTCGGAATCACTTATGGATGGACGTAAAATAACGTTTAAAGTAAAAATGAGTTTGCCATATTTCTGTGTTGAAGAAGCCACAACATCAGGTACCAGCATTAAACGTGaacttgatgatgatgacattgatgacaCTGACGATAATGTTAACATAAAGGAAAAGAGAACTAAACCAGGATATAATGCTGACATTGATGAAATTGACGATAATGTTAACATAAAAGAAAAGAGAAGTAAACCAGGATAG